Below is a window of Actinomycetes bacterium DNA.
GCTGCCGCTGCGCTCCCGGCTGGAGGCGCACGGGACCGGCTGGTGGCTGTGGACCTGCCTGGCCGGTTTCGGCCTCGGCCTGCTCGGACGGTGGTTCCTCGTGCGCCGCCGGGAGGCCTACCGCCGCGCCGGGGTCTCCGCCAGCGGCCAGGCCTGAGCCCGGTCAGTCGTCCCAGGCCGCTTCGGCCAGCAGCTCGTCGACCCGGTCCGGCTCGGCC
It encodes the following:
- a CDS encoding DUF2530 domain-containing protein, coding for MREIPEPPQADGVLPVTVITGAWLLALLVLLPLRSRLEAHGTGWWLWTCLAGFGLGLLGRWFLVRRREAYRRAGVSASGQA